In bacterium, one genomic interval encodes:
- a CDS encoding response regulator, translating to MLEMLAQFAEELGFSPVKAEDGDAGWSAFTEFHPALVISDIHMPNRNGLLLLRDIKANEPNTPVILITGWVHYKAALNMAMPRPDALLEKPFALDQLRAAVDQLHMKMSA from the coding sequence ATGCTCGAAATGCTGGCACAATTTGCCGAAGAACTTGGTTTTTCACCGGTTAAGGCCGAGGATGGTGATGCCGGTTGGAGCGCCTTCACCGAGTTCCACCCCGCGCTCGTGATCTCCGACATTCACATGCCCAACCGCAACGGCCTGCTGCTGTTGCGCGACATCAAGGCAAATGAACCAAACACACCGGTGATTCTGATTACCGGCTGGGTGCATTACAAGGCGGCCCTGAACATGGCCATGCCGCGCCCGGACGCGTTGCTGGAAAAGCCCTTCGCGCTGGATCAACTGCGCGCCGCCGTGGACCAACTGCACATGAAAATGTCGGCCTGA
- a CDS encoding S8 family serine peptidase, whose amino-acid sequence MSRLLSILLLCIAALSPALAADLSPTLPELLRAAQPSEKIAVIAFLDNRLTMEEVYPEARALPMSQRRDYVVRVLKERFAQVSPDVMRYLKLEEKAGRVSLLRPLWVLNAIRLTTTREVIEKMSSDYAVVTYIVHDPAYDNTLDIGWGVSESGAVQVWNQFGATGEGVIVGHKDSGVNFEGCSRFDNRIWFNPGEDLNGNGSLDVGEENGVDDDANGYVDDFWGWNFDDDINNVQDNNGHGTRTASVISSNPLNTVACDTVAMAPGAKLMVLLGYVTQGATFESSQYAIEKGANVVSASLSFKQNECTSATIRECPNRVAHRWVAEMELAAGIIHANSTGNDDIQNPRPLSTSAPSDCPPPAMTPWHSQQGGVSSVVAVAAYNANGTFGAFSGVGPAAWSRADLCVQPRSPWCGADGTPSMFPEDFNDYPYSNGNHGLLKPDITSPSDVNAVSANCGCSFINGTSGATPHVGGALALIYSAFPGITPEDAYLTLVYGALDAGDIGPDTTWGFGKLRIHNAIAQSDDSLGSVAGNVSHDGQPLANVRIRVEGAQTVYTSEGGNYELFLRPGTYLGAFEKFGYQTVQRQINIAAGQVDDGNLTLNTGQAASVIVTVRDLSGNPITGVLVRHPISGMEVLTNDHGSASFAEIYDGMNEFVISENDERYQVVTISHQLTPGPNSFAADLPYSSYIGPTAPDVYGYRAYDDLDGVGVDYDWMELADGLGANLGLSGDGFVARTLPFNMQFYGAATSQIQVSANGHIEIGSTGSNEWSRWPIPRPESPNNYIAGFYQDLRPEMGGGVWYYEDDENHRVIVEWNDAPEYFNTGRVTFQIHLYDPAFVSDTRGNSLIEIHYADYQGRVESSIGIENADGTDGLQYAFQLFYADGAAPVRAGRAIRFTTDNLTDVPDGSVVTPREYALLQNYPNPFNATTTFRYSVPQQSIVALRLYDITGRLVATLAQGVRAAGTHSLNYDASNLATGLYFVRLEANGSVVGTNKVLLLK is encoded by the coding sequence ATGTCCCGCCTATTGTCGATCCTGCTGTTGTGTATCGCGGCGCTGAGTCCGGCGCTGGCGGCCGATCTTTCGCCGACGCTGCCGGAACTGCTGCGAGCCGCGCAACCGTCCGAGAAGATCGCGGTCATCGCGTTCTTGGACAATCGTCTGACGATGGAGGAGGTCTATCCCGAGGCGAGAGCTCTGCCGATGAGCCAGCGCCGCGACTACGTCGTCCGCGTGCTGAAAGAGCGATTCGCGCAGGTTAGCCCCGACGTGATGCGCTATTTGAAATTGGAAGAGAAAGCTGGCCGCGTGTCGCTGCTGCGCCCGCTGTGGGTGCTCAACGCGATTCGCCTGACAACGACGCGCGAAGTGATCGAGAAAATGTCGAGCGACTACGCGGTCGTGACCTATATCGTGCATGACCCGGCCTACGACAACACGCTCGACATCGGCTGGGGCGTATCGGAATCAGGCGCCGTGCAGGTGTGGAATCAATTCGGCGCCACAGGCGAAGGCGTTATCGTCGGCCACAAGGACTCGGGTGTCAACTTCGAGGGCTGTTCGCGCTTTGACAATCGTATCTGGTTCAATCCGGGCGAAGACCTGAACGGTAACGGCTCACTCGATGTCGGCGAAGAGAACGGCGTGGATGACGACGCCAATGGTTATGTGGACGATTTCTGGGGATGGAACTTCGACGACGACATCAACAACGTGCAGGACAACAACGGTCATGGCACGAGAACGGCTTCCGTGATTTCGTCAAATCCGCTGAACACGGTGGCCTGCGACACGGTCGCCATGGCACCGGGCGCGAAGCTGATGGTGCTCCTCGGCTATGTCACACAGGGCGCGACGTTTGAATCCAGCCAGTACGCCATCGAGAAGGGCGCCAACGTCGTCTCGGCCAGCCTGAGCTTTAAACAGAACGAGTGCACGAGCGCGACGATCCGCGAGTGCCCGAATCGCGTTGCCCACCGTTGGGTCGCCGAAATGGAGTTGGCTGCGGGAATTATTCACGCCAATTCGACGGGCAACGACGACATTCAGAATCCTCGTCCGCTCTCGACTTCGGCTCCCTCGGATTGCCCGCCTCCTGCGATGACTCCTTGGCATAGCCAGCAGGGCGGAGTAAGCTCGGTGGTGGCCGTCGCTGCGTACAACGCGAATGGTACATTTGGTGCATTTAGCGGTGTTGGTCCGGCGGCATGGTCGCGGGCAGATTTGTGCGTGCAGCCGCGCAGTCCGTGGTGTGGTGCGGATGGAACGCCCAGCATGTTTCCCGAGGATTTTAATGACTACCCGTACAGCAACGGCAATCATGGACTGTTGAAGCCCGATATCACATCGCCCTCGGATGTCAACGCCGTGTCGGCGAATTGCGGTTGTTCATTCATCAACGGCACTTCTGGCGCGACTCCGCACGTCGGCGGGGCCTTGGCGTTGATCTATTCGGCATTCCCGGGCATCACCCCGGAGGATGCGTACTTGACGCTCGTTTACGGTGCGCTCGACGCCGGGGATATCGGACCCGACACGACGTGGGGTTTTGGAAAGCTGCGAATTCACAACGCGATTGCCCAGTCCGATGATTCCCTTGGCTCCGTTGCGGGCAATGTATCGCATGACGGTCAGCCGTTAGCCAATGTGCGCATCCGCGTCGAAGGCGCGCAGACCGTGTATACGTCCGAGGGCGGCAACTACGAACTCTTCCTGCGCCCCGGAACGTATCTTGGTGCGTTTGAGAAATTCGGTTACCAGACCGTTCAGCGTCAGATCAACATTGCAGCGGGACAAGTGGATGACGGCAACTTGACATTGAACACAGGACAAGCGGCCAGCGTTATCGTGACGGTGCGGGACTTGAGTGGAAATCCGATCACAGGTGTGTTGGTGCGCCACCCGATCAGCGGCATGGAAGTTCTCACCAATGATCATGGCAGCGCCAGCTTCGCGGAAATCTACGATGGTATGAACGAGTTTGTAATCTCCGAGAACGACGAGCGCTATCAAGTTGTCACGATCTCGCACCAGTTGACGCCCGGTCCGAATAGCTTCGCCGCCGATCTGCCCTATTCGAGCTACATCGGTCCTACGGCACCGGATGTCTACGGCTATCGCGCCTACGACGATTTGGACGGCGTCGGTGTGGATTACGATTGGATGGAATTAGCTGACGGTCTCGGGGCGAATCTCGGGCTGTCCGGTGACGGATTTGTGGCGCGCACTCTGCCGTTCAATATGCAGTTTTACGGCGCGGCGACCTCGCAGATTCAGGTCAGTGCCAACGGCCATATCGAGATCGGTTCGACGGGCTCCAACGAGTGGAGTCGCTGGCCCATACCGCGCCCGGAGTCGCCCAACAACTACATCGCCGGCTTCTATCAGGACCTGCGGCCCGAAATGGGCGGCGGAGTCTGGTATTACGAAGATGACGAGAATCACCGTGTGATCGTTGAATGGAATGATGCGCCGGAGTACTTCAACACAGGCCGCGTGACCTTCCAAATTCACCTCTACGACCCGGCATTTGTCAGTGACACACGGGGCAATAGCCTGATCGAGATCCACTACGCCGACTATCAGGGTCGAGTTGAGAGCTCAATCGGTATCGAAAATGCTGACGGCACGGACGGTCTTCAATACGCCTTCCAGCTCTTTTATGCCGACGGCGCTGCGCCTGTTCGCGCGGGCCGCGCAATTCGCTTCACAACGGATAATCTGACTGACGTACCGGATGGTTCGGTTGTAACTCCCCGCGAGTACGCTTTGCTGCAGAACTATCCGAATCCGTTCAATGCGACGACGACGTTCCGGTACAGCGTGCCGCAGCAGAGCATTGTAGCCCTGCGGCTATACGACATTACGGGCCGTCTGGTGGCGACTCTTGCCCAAGGCGTGCGCGCCGCCGGGACGCACTCCCTGAACTACGATGCCAGCAACTTGGCGACGGGACTATATTTCGTGCGGCTGGAAGCCAACGGCAGCGTGGTCGGTACCAACAAGGTGCTGCTTCTGAAATAG